One genomic window of Actinomycetota bacterium includes the following:
- a CDS encoding SDR family NAD(P)-dependent oxidoreductase — MPVIAIVGAGPGMGAAIARRFGQEGFQVALLARTQGKLDTLTAELQAEGILARGFAADVLDRASITAALNAVESSMGAIDVLEFSPADPTLPRQSPTEVTVEGAQAQLEFYVHGAIAAVQAVLPQMLERGSGTIIMTTGGSSVFPNAVFGNIALAAASLRNWALSLNAAGKDKGVHVVHIAINAWIGNQPGAEISAITPLYWQAYSDPSISELVFSPEA; from the coding sequence ATGCCCGTGATCGCCATTGTCGGAGCCGGACCAGGGATGGGCGCCGCCATTGCGCGCCGATTCGGCCAAGAGGGCTTCCAGGTCGCGCTCCTGGCCCGAACCCAAGGCAAGCTCGACACCTTGACTGCAGAACTCCAGGCAGAAGGCATCCTGGCGCGTGGATTCGCAGCTGATGTACTCGATCGAGCATCGATCACTGCGGCTCTAAACGCCGTGGAATCGTCAATGGGCGCCATCGATGTCCTTGAGTTCTCGCCCGCCGACCCGACTCTTCCACGGCAATCTCCCACCGAGGTGACGGTCGAGGGCGCACAAGCCCAACTCGAATTCTATGTGCACGGTGCGATTGCAGCAGTGCAAGCAGTACTGCCGCAGATGCTCGAACGTGGCAGCGGCACCATCATCATGACGACCGGAGGTTCGTCAGTGTTCCCGAATGCGGTCTTCGGAAATATCGCGCTCGCGGCAGCCTCGCTTCGCAATTGGGCGCTCAGTTTGAATGCCGCGGGCAAGGACAAGGGAGTGCACGTTGTGCATATTGCAATCAACGCCTGGATCGGCAATCAGCCTGGTGCTGAGATCTCTGCAATCACGCCTCTGTATTGGCAGGCGTACAGCGACCCATCCATCAGCGAATTGGTATTTTCGCCGGAGGCCTAG
- a CDS encoding PLD nuclease N-terminal domain-containing protein: MAKKKWADFTRTQQRVILAASAVELVLTSIALVDLASRRSSEVRGSKALWLLGVFVQPVGPIAYLSLGRLAKDER; the protein is encoded by the coding sequence ATGGCAAAGAAGAAGTGGGCTGACTTCACGCGCACTCAGCAGCGTGTGATCCTGGCAGCCTCAGCAGTAGAACTCGTACTGACATCGATTGCTCTTGTCGATCTTGCGTCGAGAAGATCGTCTGAAGTGCGCGGATCAAAAGCACTGTGGTTGTTGGGCGTTTTCGTCCAACCTGTTGGGCCAATTGCATACCTCAGCCTTGGGCGACTCGCGAAAGACGAACGCTGA
- a CDS encoding DEAD/DEAH box helicase, giving the protein MSRPTQASRPTSQRPSNSRPNPRRRPATRPNGASSSGNNPGKPIVITKPLLVEIAADNPFVALGVPEILAQVLAGQGIFEPFPIQQATMVDALASRDVLGQGRTGSGKTLAFALPLVATLAANPKPRAAGRPRALVLVPTRELATQVAAVIEPLAAAVDLRVTTVFGGVSHGPQRSAFSQGVEIVVACPGRLLDHMQAKDVTLDRVEITVLDEADHMADQGFLPIVRKILDATDGNGQRLLFSATLAGGVDSLVKRYLDNPVSHAAEVEAPVLLDHHVVVVSEADRPGTIHELAQRGRVVMFTRTKSRAKQLTRKLETGGINAVEMHGNLSQNARERNLLAFSSGTAKVLVATDIAARGIHVDDVPLVVHADPPIEHKAYTHRSGRTARAGAAGEVITVATPDQVAEVRMLLKKAGVTASWTGIKVPANSSQPRPVSSNRGGSNNYGNRRPQGSRSR; this is encoded by the coding sequence ATGTCCCGCCCCACCCAAGCTTCACGTCCCACGTCCCAGCGACCATCAAACAGTCGCCCTAACCCCCGTCGTCGCCCAGCAACGCGCCCAAATGGTGCATCAAGTAGCGGCAACAACCCCGGCAAGCCAATCGTCATCACCAAGCCCTTGCTGGTCGAGATCGCGGCCGACAATCCATTCGTTGCACTTGGCGTTCCGGAAATCCTGGCGCAGGTACTCGCCGGCCAGGGGATCTTTGAGCCCTTCCCAATTCAGCAGGCAACGATGGTCGATGCGCTCGCCAGCCGCGATGTGCTTGGTCAGGGTCGCACTGGTTCAGGCAAGACTCTTGCCTTTGCCCTGCCACTCGTTGCAACTCTGGCTGCCAACCCGAAGCCACGTGCAGCTGGTCGTCCGCGTGCCCTCGTGCTCGTGCCCACTCGGGAACTGGCAACTCAGGTCGCCGCAGTTATTGAGCCGCTCGCAGCAGCCGTTGATCTGCGCGTCACCACTGTGTTCGGTGGAGTCAGCCACGGACCCCAGCGCTCAGCGTTTTCGCAGGGTGTTGAAATTGTCGTCGCTTGCCCAGGCCGATTGCTCGATCACATGCAGGCCAAGGATGTGACTTTGGATCGTGTTGAGATCACCGTGCTCGACGAGGCCGATCACATGGCCGATCAGGGCTTCCTGCCGATCGTCCGCAAGATTCTTGACGCCACTGATGGCAATGGTCAGCGTCTGCTATTCAGCGCGACTCTTGCAGGTGGAGTCGACAGCCTGGTGAAGCGCTATCTCGACAATCCGGTGTCACATGCCGCAGAGGTTGAAGCCCCGGTTCTGCTGGATCACCACGTGGTCGTCGTCTCTGAAGCCGACCGTCCCGGAACGATTCATGAGCTCGCTCAGCGTGGCCGTGTCGTGATGTTCACTCGCACGAAGAGCCGCGCAAAGCAACTCACGCGAAAGTTGGAGACGGGCGGCATCAACGCTGTCGAGATGCACGGCAATCTCTCGCAGAATGCCCGGGAGCGAAATCTGCTGGCATTCAGTTCTGGCACGGCGAAGGTGCTTGTCGCAACTGACATTGCTGCTCGGGGCATTCACGTTGATGACGTGCCCTTGGTCGTGCACGCAGATCCGCCAATTGAACACAAGGCGTACACCCACCGCTCTGGTCGTACCGCTCGCGCTGGTGCTGCCGGTGAAGTCATCACGGTGGCCACACCGGATCAAGTTGCTGAAGTGCGAATGCTGCTGAAGAAGGCAGGCGTCACTGCAAGCTGGACCGGAATCAAGGTTCCGGCGAACTCCTCGCAGCCCCGACCAGTATCTTCAAATCGAGGTGGCAGCAACAACTACGGAAATCGTCGCCCGCAGGGATCTCGCAGCCGCTAA
- a CDS encoding ABC transporter substrate-binding protein, with protein MAHGPIEPFKIGFLNEGLMEGDAFDLSLGRAIRLRFEEAYESGLIDRPVELVVANGYGLPSGTAKAVEDAWMELKNAGVLGIMGPGITDNCIAVKPLFEEYKVATINFPGTVLSRGEYGFHYQLGALYEDGPICARAIARKGLTEVAVIRDRGPIGLEFFEYFVDQCEMSGISVISDQVVSPIATDLTSQVAKAKASNPQALVYLGFGGILSELSQAIADANFTVPRFTCTAGLHWYSKTPEERVVLKGWTYVDMVDEENPVMQHMMREFKSRWDMDGFNPIFGVGYDMATLAVLGLHYAPVYTAEGFKEGLEKIHHIPSVLGAKGTVMGFGPHERTALKGPDYLLLREMDLESTTRYMG; from the coding sequence ATGGCACACGGACCCATTGAACCCTTCAAGATCGGCTTCTTGAACGAAGGACTGATGGAGGGCGATGCATTTGACCTCAGTCTTGGTAGAGCGATCCGACTTCGCTTTGAAGAGGCCTACGAGAGTGGATTGATTGATCGGCCGGTCGAGTTGGTTGTCGCCAACGGCTATGGGCTTCCGTCGGGCACGGCGAAGGCTGTCGAAGATGCTTGGATGGAACTCAAGAATGCTGGAGTCCTCGGGATCATGGGACCGGGCATCACAGATAACTGCATTGCAGTAAAGCCACTTTTCGAAGAATACAAAGTTGCCACAATCAACTTCCCAGGCACCGTTTTGTCGAGGGGTGAGTATGGATTCCACTACCAGTTGGGCGCGCTATATGAAGACGGGCCAATCTGCGCCCGGGCGATCGCTCGCAAGGGGCTAACTGAAGTTGCCGTCATCAGGGATCGCGGTCCCATCGGCCTTGAATTCTTCGAATACTTTGTCGATCAGTGCGAGATGAGCGGAATCTCCGTGATCAGCGATCAGGTCGTCTCGCCAATCGCCACTGATCTGACATCCCAGGTGGCCAAGGCGAAGGCTTCAAACCCGCAAGCCTTGGTCTATCTCGGCTTTGGCGGAATCCTCAGCGAGCTCTCTCAGGCAATCGCTGACGCAAACTTCACGGTGCCGCGCTTCACCTGCACTGCAGGATTGCATTGGTACAGCAAGACGCCCGAAGAACGCGTTGTGCTCAAGGGATGGACCTACGTCGACATGGTCGACGAGGAGAACCCAGTGATGCAGCACATGATGCGCGAGTTCAAATCGCGTTGGGACATGGACGGCTTCAATCCGATCTTCGGCGTCGGCTACGACATGGCAACACTCGCCGTTCTCGGATTGCACTACGCCCCGGTCTACACAGCCGAAGGTTTCAAGGAGGGGCTCGAAAAGATTCACCACATTCCTTCAGTGCTCGGCGCCAAGGGAACGGTGATGGGCTTTGGCCCCCATGAGCGCACCGCACTCAAGGGCCCCGACTACCTGCTCCTGCGAGAGATGGATCTCGAAAGCACCACTCGATACATGGGCTAA
- a CDS encoding SDR family oxidoreductase, producing the protein MPRVQGLIAIVTGGAMGIGEAHCRLLTDEGAKVVICDVSDDIGNALADEIGATYLHLDVSDEDNWTAVVDEVMSTLGNIDILVNNAGIAASTPIATAATADWDRVIAVNLTGTFFGMRAVAASMKAAGGGVIVNTSSVAGLVGTAGISAYVASKWGVRGLTKSAALDLGPDNIRVFSIHPGAIDTPMNTAGDRPVHAQIINRWGQPEEMAKGMLYLVADATYSTGTELVMDGGFTVR; encoded by the coding sequence ATGCCAAGGGTTCAAGGACTTATCGCAATAGTTACCGGTGGAGCGATGGGAATTGGCGAGGCTCATTGCCGCTTGCTGACCGATGAGGGCGCAAAGGTGGTGATTTGTGATGTCTCCGATGACATTGGCAATGCCCTCGCAGATGAGATAGGCGCGACCTACCTTCATCTTGATGTCTCTGACGAGGACAACTGGACAGCCGTCGTCGACGAAGTGATGAGCACCTTGGGCAACATCGACATCCTCGTCAACAATGCTGGCATCGCCGCGTCCACTCCGATCGCGACGGCGGCAACTGCCGACTGGGATCGCGTGATCGCGGTCAATCTCACTGGGACCTTCTTTGGCATGCGCGCTGTGGCCGCGTCGATGAAAGCAGCGGGTGGGGGAGTCATCGTGAACACCTCATCGGTTGCTGGACTTGTGGGAACTGCGGGCATCAGCGCCTATGTTGCAAGCAAGTGGGGGGTTCGTGGACTCACCAAATCAGCAGCTTTGGATTTGGGGCCCGACAACATCCGAGTGTTCTCCATCCATCCTGGTGCCATCGATACTCCGATGAATACGGCCGGTGACAGGCCAGTGCACGCCCAGATCATTAATCGATGGGGGCAGCCTGAAGAGATGGCCAAGGGGATGCTGTACCTCGTTGCAGATGCAACGTACTCAACTGGAACTGAATTGGTCATGGATGGCGGCTTCACTGTCCGCTGA
- a CDS encoding heavy metal-binding domain-containing protein has product MTDEAMMSTTFEIPGYQVDEHLGMCWGVLVRSVGFAKGFAGAFRSLAAGEVPQYTQVVNAAREQAVERLMAHAKELGANAVLGVRFDSSDVGNGLSEILAYGTGVKVSKRN; this is encoded by the coding sequence ATGACTGATGAAGCGATGATGTCCACAACATTCGAGATTCCCGGGTATCAGGTTGATGAGCACTTAGGTATGTGCTGGGGCGTGCTGGTGCGAAGCGTTGGCTTTGCGAAAGGATTCGCTGGTGCTTTCCGTTCCCTGGCTGCTGGCGAGGTGCCGCAATACACACAGGTGGTGAACGCTGCACGGGAGCAGGCAGTCGAAAGACTGATGGCCCACGCAAAAGAACTTGGTGCAAATGCAGTGCTGGGTGTTCGCTTCGACTCCTCGGATGTCGGAAACGGACTCAGCGAGATCCTCGCCTACGGAACCGGCGTGAAGGTTTCCAAGCGCAACTAG
- a CDS encoding CoA ester lyase, whose protein sequence is MSSSDRRSRSRRSVLAVPGSSTKMLEKAKGLSVDALFMDLEDAVAPLAKQDARENIVAALNGGGYGDKILSVRVNDWTSQWTYADVIAVIDGAGAHIDCIMLPKAQTPEQVIALDLLITQLEKANELQPGAIGIEVQIENALGLVNVNAIAASSPRLETIIFGPADFMASINMKSLVVGEQPPGYDVGDAYHHILMSILMAARANDKLAIDGPYLAIRDPEGLRRVASRSAALGLDGKWVLHPDQVDVVNELFSPLQSDYDHAELILDAYDYYTSAAGGSRGAVMLGNEMIDEASRKMALVISAKGRAAGLVRSTAFEVPL, encoded by the coding sequence ATGTCATCCAGTGATCGCCGCTCGCGAAGTCGACGTTCAGTTCTTGCAGTTCCAGGCTCGAGCACCAAGATGTTGGAAAAGGCCAAGGGGCTTTCCGTTGACGCGCTTTTCATGGATCTTGAGGATGCAGTCGCGCCGCTAGCCAAGCAGGATGCTCGCGAGAACATCGTTGCTGCCCTCAATGGCGGCGGTTATGGCGACAAGATCCTGAGTGTTCGCGTCAACGACTGGACAAGTCAGTGGACCTACGCCGATGTCATTGCCGTCATCGACGGCGCAGGCGCTCACATTGATTGCATCATGCTGCCCAAGGCGCAGACTCCAGAGCAGGTCATTGCCCTTGATCTGCTCATTACCCAGCTTGAAAAGGCAAATGAGCTCCAGCCCGGCGCAATCGGCATTGAGGTGCAGATCGAGAATGCGCTCGGGCTGGTGAACGTCAATGCCATCGCTGCTTCCAGTCCGCGGCTTGAGACGATCATCTTTGGGCCTGCCGATTTCATGGCCAGTATCAACATGAAATCACTCGTGGTGGGGGAGCAGCCGCCGGGCTACGACGTCGGTGATGCCTATCACCACATCCTGATGAGCATCCTGATGGCCGCGCGCGCGAACGACAAACTCGCTATCGATGGTCCGTATCTCGCCATCAGGGATCCCGAAGGCTTGCGTCGGGTCGCTTCGCGTTCGGCGGCTCTCGGGCTCGATGGCAAGTGGGTACTGCATCCGGATCAAGTCGATGTCGTCAACGAGCTGTTCTCGCCCCTGCAAAGTGATTATGACCATGCGGAACTGATCCTGGATGCCTACGACTATTACACGTCGGCTGCAGGTGGTTCACGAGGTGCCGTGATGCTCGGCAACGAGATGATCGACGAGGCTTCGCGGAAGATGGCATTGGTCATCTCGGCCAAGGGCCGGGCGGCTGGTCTGGTTCGCAGCACAGCCTTTGAAGTGCCGCTTTAG
- a CDS encoding M15 family metallopeptidase, translating to MTISTVALACALSPLQAASADNLVSATAHSLTARMVGTATSERPFELEAFADPSLPMGAGDPSSASWTNASTGVVSTVDAVVGADNIARFQILAWQSVAITVAYGTSTTQVEVAVAPARAPIKAPANAPLQLLAYRINLDPAAVGEGANSSVAMLSQERRASMTGKSWHRGCIALSSLREIQVNYWGVDGYRHRGILIANEAVVSSIRKAFTTMYNIGYRFRSMHPVDVYGKNPKGIGASDYGSMAAGNTSMFNCRYQVGKERSHLWSPHATGRALDINPWENPYLARGGVLPNRWWFDTRASSPLVIRGGSPITKILRANHWKWGARFKDYQHFDYRG from the coding sequence TTGACCATCTCCACCGTTGCCCTCGCCTGCGCACTTTCCCCACTTCAAGCAGCCAGCGCCGACAACCTAGTTTCGGCAACGGCGCACTCGCTCACAGCGCGCATGGTGGGTACCGCTACTTCCGAACGACCATTTGAGTTGGAGGCTTTTGCCGATCCAAGCCTGCCCATGGGTGCTGGCGACCCGTCCTCAGCCTCATGGACAAATGCGAGCACCGGAGTCGTGTCAACAGTTGATGCAGTGGTTGGGGCAGACAACATCGCGCGTTTCCAGATTCTGGCTTGGCAAAGCGTGGCCATCACGGTTGCCTATGGCACTTCCACCACGCAGGTTGAGGTTGCGGTTGCTCCGGCACGCGCTCCAATCAAAGCTCCGGCCAATGCTCCATTGCAACTACTGGCGTACCGCATCAATTTGGACCCAGCGGCCGTTGGCGAAGGTGCAAACTCGAGCGTTGCAATGCTGAGCCAAGAGCGCCGAGCGTCAATGACGGGCAAGTCGTGGCATCGCGGTTGCATAGCGCTTTCCTCCCTGCGCGAGATCCAAGTAAATTACTGGGGAGTAGATGGGTACCGGCATCGAGGAATCCTCATCGCCAATGAAGCAGTCGTCTCGTCTATCCGTAAGGCATTCACCACCATGTACAACATCGGCTACCGCTTTCGCTCTATGCATCCGGTGGATGTATATGGCAAGAACCCGAAGGGCATCGGGGCAAGTGATTACGGATCGATGGCTGCTGGCAATACCTCCATGTTCAATTGCCGGTATCAAGTGGGCAAGGAACGCAGCCACCTATGGAGTCCGCATGCCACTGGCCGGGCCTTGGACATCAATCCATGGGAGAACCCCTATCTGGCCCGGGGTGGTGTGCTGCCGAATCGCTGGTGGTTTGACACTCGAGCGAGTTCACCCCTGGTCATTCGAGGCGGATCTCCCATCACCAAGATCCTGCGAGCCAACCATTGGAAGTGGGGCGCGCGGTTCAAGGACTATCAGCACTTCGACTACCGTGGCTAA
- a CDS encoding NAD(P)H-binding protein, translated as MSKLVVYGATGYAGSRIVAEAASRGHEVTAVARNIADAPAIEGVAYVAGSFYDAALLHELTKDADVLVSAIHAMSADGDSIIDALPTLVEVAQTNGVRIGIVAGAGSLYVSAGGEQVRIAYASALPAEAMPEINTHAAFLEALRTTPADVDWFFVSPALSFGSHVPGVRTGNYRLGGDVLLTDVDGQSAISGDDYAIAFVDEIEKPVHHRTRFTVAY; from the coding sequence ATGAGCAAGCTCGTGGTCTATGGCGCGACAGGGTATGCCGGCAGCCGCATTGTGGCCGAGGCAGCAAGTCGCGGGCATGAAGTGACTGCTGTTGCGCGAAATATTGCAGATGCGCCGGCGATCGAGGGCGTCGCGTATGTTGCCGGCTCGTTCTACGACGCTGCCCTGCTGCACGAACTCACCAAGGATGCTGATGTGCTTGTGAGCGCGATTCATGCAATGTCTGCAGACGGCGATTCGATCATTGATGCCCTCCCCACACTGGTGGAAGTTGCACAGACCAATGGCGTACGCATTGGCATCGTTGCAGGGGCGGGCAGCTTGTATGTCTCTGCGGGTGGCGAGCAGGTTCGCATTGCCTACGCATCAGCGCTTCCAGCTGAGGCGATGCCGGAGATCAATACTCATGCAGCCTTCCTCGAGGCCTTGCGTACAACACCAGCCGATGTTGATTGGTTCTTCGTGAGTCCAGCACTCTCCTTTGGCTCTCACGTTCCCGGTGTGCGCACCGGCAATTACCGTCTCGGCGGCGATGTCCTCCTTACCGATGTCGATGGCCAATCGGCAATTAGCGGTGACGACTACGCCATTGCATTCGTAGATGAGATCGAGAAGCCCGTCCACCACCGCACGAGGTTCACTGTCGCGTACTGA
- a CDS encoding enoyl-CoA hydratase/isomerase family protein codes for MVALVEEWDTAGLQYEVVDEVAWLRLNRPQKRNAMDLPLRRALLAAIHEASEDNGVKCAIITGNGSVFSSGADLTQPGGPTEIPADRRRPAPLTARDDGILYGWARLFEAIWRSETPFISAVNGVAAGGGCQLALGCDLIIASEEAAFWEVFVRRGLPIEGGGAWLLPRMVGLPRAKQIALFGDPIPAKQAEEWGLINLCVPADELLSTAADWAQRLAKMSAPTVGPSMGVPGEDLSYRVGHIKSQINMGMETSMLASFREEATLLSFRPGAAAH; via the coding sequence ATGGTTGCGCTGGTTGAAGAATGGGACACCGCAGGACTTCAGTACGAGGTTGTCGACGAAGTCGCATGGTTGCGATTGAACCGACCTCAGAAGCGCAATGCAATGGACCTGCCACTGCGCAGGGCCCTGCTCGCAGCCATTCACGAGGCCAGCGAGGACAACGGCGTGAAGTGCGCCATCATCACGGGCAACGGCTCGGTCTTCTCCTCAGGCGCAGACCTCACCCAACCGGGTGGACCCACGGAGATTCCAGCAGATCGTCGGCGCCCAGCGCCACTGACGGCCCGCGATGACGGCATCCTCTACGGCTGGGCTCGTCTGTTCGAAGCGATCTGGCGAAGCGAGACTCCATTCATCAGCGCCGTGAACGGTGTGGCTGCTGGTGGTGGCTGCCAGCTCGCGCTCGGCTGCGATCTGATCATTGCCTCCGAAGAGGCCGCCTTCTGGGAGGTCTTCGTCCGTCGTGGCCTGCCCATCGAGGGTGGCGGCGCATGGCTGCTTCCGCGCATGGTTGGCCTGCCACGGGCAAAGCAGATCGCACTGTTTGGTGATCCCATCCCGGCCAAGCAAGCCGAGGAGTGGGGACTCATCAACCTTTGTGTTCCCGCAGACGAGTTGCTCAGTACGGCCGCAGACTGGGCACAGCGACTGGCAAAGATGAGCGCTCCGACCGTTGGCCCATCGATGGGCGTACCCGGTGAAGATCTCAGCTACCGCGTTGGCCACATCAAGAGCCAGATCAATATGGGCATGGAGACTTCGATGCTTGCTTCATTCCGCGAAGAGGCAACCCTGCTTTCCTTCCGTCCTGGAGCTGCTGCGCACTAG
- a CDS encoding thioesterase family protein — translation MSLTLNDLAPLRDIRATDAGFDVNTLVTPHGGIYGAYLMFQQVLIAELVAPGKRVISLQTAFANGGVSGQPCQVTVDTLQSGRSFSFLSLTFRQDDLIVTRAEVMLTIDEPDFLSHDNPWASIPVSKDWPSTGSGIWPGGATRWPDSDPTQLAVLYATDEPDLDASTARALTALVTEPAVMAALMSFNQVPAQAGRVAGNVLTQNVALLRPVDLSLGLLVRSRARYAGQGRVHGEGNLEDESGALIGTFSTTGVLRGPRG, via the coding sequence GTGAGCCTGACCCTCAATGACCTCGCCCCCCTTCGCGATATTCGTGCGACTGACGCCGGCTTTGATGTCAACACCTTGGTGACGCCTCACGGCGGCATCTACGGGGCTTACCTGATGTTCCAACAGGTGCTGATTGCTGAGCTCGTCGCTCCAGGCAAGAGGGTGATCTCGCTGCAGACGGCTTTTGCCAACGGTGGAGTCAGCGGGCAGCCGTGCCAGGTCACTGTTGACACTTTGCAGAGCGGTCGCTCCTTCTCCTTTCTGAGTCTGACTTTTCGACAGGACGATCTCATCGTCACAAGGGCCGAGGTGATGCTCACGATCGACGAGCCCGATTTCTTGAGCCATGACAATCCCTGGGCTTCAATTCCTGTTTCAAAGGATTGGCCAAGCACGGGTTCTGGCATCTGGCCCGGAGGGGCTACCCGATGGCCGGATTCCGATCCGACCCAATTGGCTGTTCTGTACGCAACGGACGAGCCAGACTTGGATGCGTCCACGGCGCGAGCGCTCACTGCCTTGGTGACCGAGCCCGCTGTCATGGCCGCCTTGATGAGTTTCAACCAAGTGCCCGCCCAAGCCGGACGAGTCGCAGGCAATGTGCTCACTCAAAACGTGGCATTGCTTCGACCAGTCGATCTCTCCTTGGGGCTGCTCGTTCGCTCGCGTGCCCGATACGCCGGTCAGGGACGCGTGCACGGCGAAGGCAATCTCGAGGACGAATCGGGTGCACTCATCGGCACCTTCTCCACAACAGGAGTTCTGCGCGGGCCCCGAGGCTGA
- a CDS encoding HD domain-containing protein, with translation MARPHLVLSDRYFEAIRYTSHAHANQTRKGGNIAYMSHLLGVSSLIIEAGGDEDQAIAGLLHDVVEDQGGLWRLAEVRTVFGDRVADIVLGCSDSLDDDDDGYWPIYWERKQRYLDRLETEPVDLVMVSIADKVHNSRALVTDLQAYGIEVFNKFHGSPREIIHYYRECFRIGVKAGVSHVLTVPLATAIRDIEFLVYG, from the coding sequence ATGGCACGCCCGCACCTCGTTCTATCGGACCGCTATTTCGAAGCCATCCGGTATACCTCGCATGCCCATGCAAACCAGACCCGCAAGGGCGGGAACATTGCCTACATGTCGCATCTGCTCGGCGTATCCAGTCTCATCATCGAGGCCGGTGGCGATGAGGATCAAGCAATCGCAGGGCTGCTTCACGACGTAGTTGAGGATCAAGGAGGGCTTTGGCGTCTTGCCGAAGTGCGCACGGTGTTTGGCGATCGAGTTGCGGACATTGTGTTGGGCTGCAGCGATTCATTGGACGATGACGACGATGGCTACTGGCCGATCTATTGGGAGCGCAAGCAGCGCTACCTGGATCGCTTGGAGACAGAACCAGTTGATCTCGTGATGGTCTCGATTGCCGACAAGGTCCACAACTCCCGAGCGCTCGTGACCGACTTGCAGGCCTACGGCATTGAGGTCTTCAACAAATTCCATGGTTCTCCGCGCGAAATCATTCATTACTACCGTGAGTGCTTCCGGATCGGTGTCAAAGCTGGGGTGAGTCACGTATTGACGGTTCCACTGGCCACGGCCATTCGCGATATCGAATTTCTCGTCTACGGCTAA
- a CDS encoding acyl-CoA dehydrogenase family protein codes for MAQRSESVEDFRQRARVWLDKNMPKAGTMPKRDGIDTEEQNWLDARDLQKLLFSGGFSGICFPTEYGGQGLTREYQAAFNEESAPYEMPVALNVPSLGICSAMLLDMGTEEQKQKYVRGAISGELVLCQFLSEPSGGSDLAGLLTRAQRDGDTYIINGQKCWSTFAFAADYATCLVRTDWDAPKHRGLSMIIVPVHDPATHMNRVQMVNGSTEFCEEFFTDLVVPAENLVGTENDGWTVGQRQLFYERQAVGGGSPYASGMVRARGTAHNSHTPVSMARKVGKEKDPAVRELIGGMHAQEVANAQLIRRVTKGMASADYPAHSSSMMRLGSAETNQLRTDVMLELAGDISVVGQIGDRSVLQQVGVAALMRQSASIAGGSTEMSRNMISERVLMMPREYAADRDVPFRDVRRGR; via the coding sequence ATGGCCCAGCGTTCAGAATCCGTCGAGGACTTTCGCCAGCGTGCACGTGTCTGGCTCGACAAGAACATGCCGAAGGCGGGCACGATGCCCAAGCGCGATGGCATTGATACCGAAGAGCAGAACTGGCTGGATGCCCGCGACCTGCAGAAGTTGCTGTTCTCAGGCGGCTTCTCTGGAATCTGCTTTCCGACCGAATACGGCGGCCAGGGCCTCACACGGGAGTATCAGGCAGCGTTCAACGAAGAATCGGCGCCATATGAGATGCCGGTAGCGCTCAATGTTCCCTCCCTTGGAATCTGCTCAGCGATGTTGCTCGACATGGGCACTGAGGAGCAGAAGCAGAAGTACGTGCGCGGGGCTATCTCCGGTGAGCTGGTCTTGTGTCAGTTCCTGTCTGAGCCCAGTGGTGGATCTGACCTTGCCGGCCTTCTGACCCGCGCTCAGCGCGATGGCGACACATACATCATCAACGGACAGAAGTGCTGGAGTACCTTCGCCTTCGCGGCTGACTATGCAACCTGTCTGGTCCGCACTGACTGGGACGCACCCAAGCACCGGGGCTTGTCCATGATCATCGTGCCTGTGCACGATCCAGCCACGCATATGAATCGAGTGCAGATGGTCAATGGGTCAACGGAATTCTGCGAGGAGTTCTTCACCGATCTCGTTGTTCCAGCTGAGAATCTGGTTGGAACCGAAAACGATGGTTGGACTGTTGGCCAGCGTCAGCTGTTCTACGAGCGTCAGGCAGTCGGCGGCGGTTCGCCCTACGCAAGTGGCATGGTTCGCGCCCGCGGCACCGCTCACAATTCACACACGCCAGTGTCGATGGCTCGCAAAGTTGGCAAAGAGAAGGACCCGGCAGTGCGCGAGCTCATCGGAGGGATGCACGCGCAGGAAGTTGCAAATGCGCAGCTGATCCGTCGAGTGACCAAAGGTATGGCTTCGGCCGACTATCCAGCGCATTCAAGTTCGATGATGCGATTGGGATCGGCCGAGACCAATCAGTTGCGAACAGACGTGATGCTGGAGCTCGCTGGAGATATTTCGGTGGTTGGTCAAATCGGTGACCGCAGCGTGCTGCAGCAAGTCGGCGTAGCGGCCCTCATGCGCCAGTCAGCGAGCATTGCTGGCGGCTCAACGGAGATGAGCCGCAACATGATTTCAGAGCGAGTGCTAATGATGCCTCGGGAGTATGCAGCTGATCGTGATGTGCCGTTCAGGGATGTTCGCCGCGGTCGATGA